A single genomic interval of Halorubrum aethiopicum harbors:
- the pstC gene encoding phosphate ABC transporter permease subunit PstC, protein MAPVTNALDGLNDAFAAWLRRGREFVDDTEPPALAVVSVMALSLFATLVGFLAVSNLTIVPFVVFLGASAVGWFRYQEETAYVIALMMTVSTILVLALIIVFIFRESIPVIRYESATVFGVTVPGIRMFIQPEWDAVSPPIRYSMVPMIHGTVMVTLIASAVAAPLGVSAALFLSEIAPAAVREVVKPGVEILAGIPSIVYGFIGFTVLGPWASTQFRTTGQGSYLFVGIVVGLMALPTVVSVAEDALSSVPESMKSGSLAMGTTDWQTMTSITLPAAFSGVSAAVLLGVGRAIGETMAATVMLRGVPRLTEPLVNVFYGQETLTSLIARNYGEADGLQMDALFVAGVILFVTVLVISVGAQYIEWRMHKRLGGEV, encoded by the coding sequence ATGGCACCGGTAACAAACGCTCTGGATGGACTGAACGACGCGTTCGCCGCCTGGCTCCGACGAGGCCGGGAGTTCGTCGACGACACGGAGCCGCCCGCGCTGGCGGTCGTCTCCGTGATGGCGCTGTCGCTTTTCGCCACGCTCGTCGGGTTCCTCGCCGTCTCGAACCTGACCATCGTCCCCTTCGTCGTCTTCCTCGGCGCATCGGCGGTCGGGTGGTTCCGCTATCAGGAGGAGACGGCGTACGTCATCGCGCTGATGATGACGGTGTCGACGATCCTCGTCCTCGCGCTGATCATCGTGTTCATCTTCCGGGAGTCGATCCCGGTGATCCGGTACGAGAGCGCGACGGTGTTCGGGGTCACGGTCCCCGGGATCCGGATGTTCATCCAGCCGGAGTGGGACGCCGTCTCGCCCCCGATCCGGTACTCGATGGTGCCGATGATCCACGGGACGGTCATGGTGACGCTCATCGCGTCCGCGGTCGCCGCGCCGCTCGGCGTCTCGGCGGCGCTTTTCCTCTCGGAGATCGCCCCAGCGGCGGTCCGTGAAGTCGTTAAGCCGGGCGTCGAGATCCTCGCCGGCATCCCCTCGATCGTCTACGGGTTCATCGGCTTCACCGTGCTCGGGCCCTGGGCGTCCACACAGTTCCGGACGACCGGCCAGGGGTCGTACCTGTTCGTCGGCATCGTCGTCGGGCTGATGGCGCTCCCGACCGTCGTCTCCGTCGCCGAGGACGCGCTGAGCAGCGTGCCGGAATCGATGAAGAGCGGGTCGCTGGCGATGGGGACGACCGACTGGCAGACGATGACCTCGATCACCCTGCCGGCGGCGTTCTCCGGCGTCTCCGCCGCGGTCCTGCTCGGCGTCGGGAGGGCCATCGGCGAGACCATGGCCGCCACGGTGATGCTCCGCGGCGTGCCCCGGCTCACGGAGCCGCTCGTCAACGTCTTCTACGGACAGGAGACGCTGACGTCGCTCATCGCCCGGAACTACGGCGAGGCCGACGGCCTCCAGATGGACGCGCTGTTCGTGGCCGGCGTGATCCTGTTCGTCACCGTCCTCGTCATCTCCGTGGGCGCGCAGTACATCGAGTGGCGGATGCACAAGCGGCTCGGAGGTGAGGTCTGA
- the pstA gene encoding phosphate ABC transporter permease PstA — protein MARAGRTDTRLVEQETTETDAVAAVAVGISTVLFALSVAAMFERVSLTGSLLGLPTVTLLGALLTALGVAVTAFGVGSRLGYVETGPDPSAGLVAGFGAAVPWVLIGGGVASRTLGLGAGVGVVAGLATGTVAFATTVLPREDLGSTLPLGTLLAVTGLVFLTGVIGPTWVWELGWEQQAAITAEFLIPVATLFTALYGGWASAKAYGGFGARGRHMGAYVLVYLNALSIVAFLFVLVAFVVVQGIPGLLNGAEFGFGTGPQTTILGASVTLPFSVPFVMNGVALFNDFQGVLPAIVGTLWLVIGAVLLAVPLGVGAAVFLTEYAERGRFTQVVEVATNGLWSTPSIVFGLFGFAFLIPRFGNGKSLLSGMITLGFMLLPLVVITSREAMLSVPDEYRDASAALGVSKWQTIRSVVLPAALPGVVTGVILGVGRIAGETAPILLTMAGGTFVPGSQTANVIGGFQFTSTPPFVANPELLQATSALPYQLYALISAGVGASSNVGDPDAFRWATALVLLIVVLSFYAIGIATRYYFRRRLKHT, from the coding sequence ATGGCCAGAGCGGGTCGGACGGACACCCGGCTGGTCGAGCAGGAGACGACCGAGACCGACGCCGTCGCCGCCGTCGCCGTCGGGATCTCGACGGTCCTGTTCGCGCTCTCGGTCGCGGCGATGTTCGAGCGAGTGAGCCTCACCGGGTCGCTGCTCGGGCTGCCGACCGTGACGTTACTCGGGGCGCTTCTGACCGCGCTGGGCGTCGCGGTGACCGCCTTCGGCGTCGGCTCACGGCTCGGCTACGTCGAGACCGGCCCCGACCCGAGCGCCGGGCTCGTCGCCGGATTCGGCGCCGCGGTCCCGTGGGTCCTGATCGGCGGCGGCGTCGCGAGCCGGACGCTCGGGCTCGGCGCGGGGGTCGGCGTCGTCGCCGGGCTCGCTACCGGCACCGTCGCCTTCGCGACGACCGTTCTCCCGCGCGAGGACCTCGGCTCGACGCTCCCCCTCGGAACGCTTCTCGCCGTGACCGGGCTCGTCTTCCTGACGGGCGTCATCGGCCCGACGTGGGTGTGGGAGCTCGGCTGGGAACAGCAGGCCGCGATCACCGCGGAGTTCCTCATCCCCGTGGCGACGCTTTTCACCGCCCTCTACGGCGGGTGGGCGTCGGCGAAGGCGTACGGCGGCTTCGGCGCCCGCGGGCGACACATGGGCGCGTACGTGCTCGTCTACCTGAACGCGCTCTCAATCGTCGCGTTCCTCTTCGTCCTCGTCGCCTTCGTGGTGGTCCAGGGGATCCCCGGCCTGCTCAACGGCGCGGAGTTCGGCTTCGGAACCGGGCCGCAGACGACGATCCTCGGCGCGTCGGTCACGCTCCCGTTCTCGGTCCCCTTCGTGATGAACGGCGTCGCCCTGTTCAACGACTTCCAGGGCGTGTTGCCCGCCATCGTCGGCACGCTCTGGCTCGTGATCGGCGCGGTGCTTCTGGCCGTCCCGCTCGGGGTCGGCGCGGCCGTCTTCCTCACGGAGTACGCGGAGCGCGGGCGGTTCACGCAGGTCGTCGAGGTCGCCACCAACGGGCTGTGGAGCACCCCGAGCATCGTCTTCGGGCTGTTCGGGTTCGCCTTCCTGATCCCGCGGTTCGGCAACGGGAAGTCCCTGCTCTCGGGCATGATCACGCTCGGGTTCATGCTGCTGCCGCTCGTGGTGATCACCTCCCGCGAGGCGATGCTCTCGGTCCCGGACGAGTACCGCGACGCGAGCGCCGCCCTCGGGGTGTCGAAGTGGCAGACGATCCGGAGCGTCGTCCTCCCCGCGGCCCTCCCCGGCGTCGTCACCGGCGTCATCCTCGGCGTCGGCCGCATCGCGGGCGAGACGGCCCCGATCCTGCTGACGATGGCCGGCGGGACGTTCGTCCCGGGCTCGCAGACGGCGAACGTCATCGGCGGGTTCCAGTTCACGTCGACGCCGCCGTTCGTCGCGAACCCGGAGCTCCTCCAGGCCACCTCGGCGCTCCCTTACCAGCTGTACGCCCTCATCTCGGCCGGCGTCGGTGCCAGCAGCAACGTCGGCGACCCCGACGCCTTCCGGTGGGCGACGGCGCTCGTCCTCCTGATCGTCGTCCTCTCCTTCTACGCGATCGGGATCGCGACGCGGTACTACTTCCGGCGGCGGCTCAAGCACACCTGA
- the pstB gene encoding phosphate ABC transporter ATP-binding protein PstB — MSENTNPQTQTETQTETATTDTDQPLTTTTGETAEQTRSEWTDYRFQGAAKMAVEDLDVHYGDDHALKGVSMEIPEESVTALIGPSGCGKSTYLRCLNRMNDRIKSARIDGSVRLDGEEIYQDGVNLVELRKRVGMVFQSPNPFPKSIRENIAYGPKKHGDLNTGLLDRLLNRSDEEERDELVERCLRDAALWDEVNDRLDDNALGLSGGQQQRLCIARCLSVDPEIILMDEPASALDPIATAKIEDLIDDLAEEYTVVIVTHNMQQAARISDQTAVFLTGGELVEYGETDRVFENPHSERVEDYITGKFG; from the coding sequence ATGAGCGAGAACACCAACCCACAGACCCAGACGGAAACCCAGACGGAGACCGCGACGACAGACACCGACCAGCCGCTCACGACGACCACCGGCGAGACCGCCGAGCAGACGCGCTCGGAGTGGACCGACTACCGGTTCCAGGGGGCGGCCAAGATGGCCGTCGAGGACCTCGACGTCCACTACGGCGACGACCACGCGCTGAAGGGCGTCTCGATGGAGATCCCCGAAGAGAGCGTCACCGCGCTCATCGGTCCCTCCGGCTGCGGGAAGTCGACGTACCTCCGGTGTCTGAACCGAATGAACGACCGGATCAAGTCCGCGCGGATAGACGGGTCGGTCCGCCTCGACGGCGAGGAGATCTACCAGGACGGCGTCAACCTCGTCGAGCTCCGAAAGCGGGTCGGAATGGTGTTTCAGTCCCCGAACCCGTTCCCGAAGTCGATCCGCGAGAACATCGCGTACGGCCCGAAGAAACACGGGGACCTCAACACCGGACTCCTCGACCGCCTGTTGAACCGGAGCGACGAGGAGGAACGCGACGAGCTCGTCGAGCGGTGTCTCCGTGACGCCGCCCTCTGGGACGAGGTGAACGACCGGCTCGACGACAACGCGCTCGGGCTCTCGGGCGGGCAACAGCAGCGGCTCTGTATCGCTCGCTGTCTCTCGGTCGACCCGGAGATCATCCTGATGGACGAGCCCGCGTCCGCGCTCGACCCGATCGCCACCGCGAAGATCGAGGACCTGATCGACGACCTCGCCGAGGAGTACACGGTCGTCATCGTCACGCACAACATGCAACAGGCCGCGCGCATCTCGGATCAGACCGCGGTCTTCCTCACCGGGGGCGAGCTCGTCGAGTACGGCGAGACCGACCGGGTGTTCGAGAACCCGCACAGCGAGCGCGTGGAGGACTACATCACCGGCAAGTTCGGGTAA